The genomic stretch tacTTCTGTCCGACCCCGAAGAAAACGAAGATAAAGCCGGCAGGCCGTAGCCCTTAGTAGACGTAGATTTCGCCATTTGTATGtagcattttcaaagcatgtttgtagatggagattgtGTTTTCTTCGCatatgtgtataaaagaaaaccttgcggctttatttcttttgtatcctTTCTGTCTTTAATTTGGCCAggtgaactggtctttgagttggtatgAATCCTTAGAGtcgtgatatggccctggggctcattaggctggcccataggctcttacacatttggtcgatgtgacctattgtgtgggctggcgacaatgactcttacTCCTTGGGCTGATGCGGCCTTTTTTTTAGTgcgggctggcgataatggctcttacgccttgggctgATGCGACCTTTTTTAGTGCGGGCTGGTAACAATGGTTCTTACGCCTTGggttgaagcgaccttttatgtgtgtggccctgaggctcattaagttggagacaatggctcttacgttttgggtcgaagcgactttttatgtaggctttatttttccctcgataaagatttttgaaatagtgtttgcttgactcttcgacggcttaataaaaaaccatgattgtgagtcgttatatggcgatgatcgaacACCTTGGGAGGTTTAGcttggaggctgagtatctcgaagctgatgtttaggagctgacatggtcgaagctcttttgcctatatcgagggtagcctatttaaccgattcttttcgaagtagattcgaagtaattgaaggcctatgattttgtagcgacggtcgagcgtccccgagtcgcgttagttcggCTGGTACAGCCATGTGATCGGAGTCATTTGTGTTCGGACGGAGCCTTTAAATCCtaagtgaagtagtttcggcatctatatcgagggtatgcctttttaggggtcttaaaaTTTCGATATATAGCGGAAACTttaagatcgggtttatgcctttaataaggtcttacaagttttacatggcTTTGAGGTCATACAGTTttgcatgcctttgaggtcttatagttttgcatgcctttgaggtcttacagttttggatacttggtacaagtttGTTCATGCcatgcttgaggtcttacagatattgtcacttggtacaagtgtggttcatgccttgcttgaggtcttacagttttgcatacttggtacaagtattgttcatgcttgCTTGAGATCTTAccgatattgtcacttggtataagcgtggttcatgccttgtttaaggtcttacagatatagttgttgccttatgtaggtcttacgagaccgagtttgcccgctcggggtcttatggcctcgggttttgataagtcgttGGAGGTAGCACttgacgacagtccccgagtcatcgagggtacCTTATCTCGGGAGTCGTTACTTGTAAAttttgtattgcctcattgagggcttaaaAATTCGGAGATCCTGACCCTGAGGTCGTACGTTTTTTGGGATTTTGACGCCAGCCCTCGAGTATTCGGGGCCCTTTCGGCTTTGGAGATTTTTAGTGATTTTCATTTTgtctcattgagggcttatgagcttgGAGTCCCGACCCGGAGGTCGTTCAGGTGATGAATTATTGACGCCAGTCCccaagtgttcgggacatttttagTGGAGAAGTCATTTTTGCCGAGGTGccgagcttcttttggagtgtgagatgctttgataaaagatattcttcaattatttggtacaagtatacatgttttcgccATCGGGGGCCCGACTATACAGACACGGTTTGTTGGACCGTTTGGCcaggtacatcattttcctattatGACCCCATTTGGAGTTTCTTGGCTTTTTCGAGTGGATGGCctcccggggggatgccccccagtgttcgaggttgattgcaaaagaagccttgaatacctGTTtgatcttccttaggtagcatatagacgttgccttgttaaaaaccttgccggtaaaacccttcttggaaTGAAAACCcggccaaaggaaaagagtacaacgcatgcttttgaaacctaaggccttcgggCTGGGAAGAGCTTTGGTTGTTTCGACCGGATACCTGCATTCCGGTTAGTATAAAATGCAACTGAAAAAGGGAGATGGTCATACCTTAGTGCAAATGGCGCTTCGGATCTCGGTGTGACTCAATCATTTATTACGAGAACTCGGTACAGTCTTTCGTTTCGTTAAGTCAGGCGTATCCGAGAATGTTGCTTGTTATCGCTATTTTatcatttgcttatcctttggctccttcggtGGTGGAGGTATTGGCATCGGCACTATGTCATGCACCGCAAACATTTCCTTAAccacatgttgttccccgtagacgatttttatcccatcctttgtagggaatttcatcatttaatagagggtggatggtactgctctcatgcaatATATCCACGGTcttccgagcaaggcgttgtacctcatgtctccatcgatgacatggaatttggcattctgGGTTGCACCGGCCACATTGACTGGGATGGTGATTTCTcatttcgttgtttcacttgccatgttgaatccattgaggactcgagtggcgggaACGATTTGAtcaagcagtctgagctgctctattaccctcgacctaataatgttggccgagctacctggatccacgagtacacgttttatttgaaatgtatttacgaggaaaaagattaccagtgcgttattatgaggttgagacaaggtttcggtgtcctcttcgctgaatgtgggGGAATCCTCGGGTATGTACCATCGGGTTCACTTTTCTCTAGTAATGGATATCTTCGTCCTTCTCATTACGGGCTCctgtggggcatcgatgcctcctaagatcatgtggatgacgtctTATGGCTCATTggtttcgttcttcttggctgCCTCTTTTTtctggaactgatttttggctcggtcgctaaggaacACCCCgagatgacctttgttaagtagtcgggctacctcttctcggagttAGTGGCAATCCTTGGTCATGTGGCCGtttgtgttgtgaaattcacacattAAGGTATGGTTTCTCTACGAGGGATTTGATTgcataggcctgggccacctggcgtatctgattttgctgatggcgaacacgatgtttgATATATCTACGTTGAAGTTGTACTATGATAAGCGAGGTTCCTCCGCTGGCCCTGCATTCCTATCGAATCcagctctgttgatgagtccccatgattctgtcctcggtctatccttcgatcgttgcgaggtgggttgcgcctcgaggcgttccttctatcttcggtgtatggttgatatctttctttgtttggattTGGCTCCTTCTCCAAGAGCCttattgggtatactgagccccgGGGGCTCCCAGCTgttcatcctcgaccctaatttttgactgatatcggttgtggacgttcGACCAGGTCACGACGAGATATTTGACCAGGTTCTCTTTCAGctgctttgaagccaccgagcttcgttcattcagaccttgagtgaaggcatgCACCGCCCAGTCTTCagagaccggtggtagttccatttgtTCCGTTTGAAATCGAGACACGAACACTCGCAGCATTTCGCTCTCCCTCTCCTTGATCTTGAATACatcagatttccttgttgctactttgatggcactagCATGTGCccttatgaaggagtctgccagCAAGGCAAATAAGTCTATGGAGTCAGGAGCTAgattgtgataccacatcatggccctctTCGAGTGTGTTTCCCCGAACATttttagtaagacggactcgatctcgtcgtcctttacatcgttgcccttcactacgcaagtgtaagcagtaacgtgctcattggggtctgaggtcccattgtatttttagagttctggcattctgaacttctttggaatgggtttcaggGCCGCTTCTTCTGggaatggcctttgtatgaacttcttcgaatccacgccTTTCAGGACGGGGGTGCGCTCGGAATTTGGTCGACCGTGGAGTTGTAGATCTcaaccttcttgtcgttggcttctatcattttctcgcctgattcgatccttttggtgaggtcctcgagcagtTTTACGATGATGGGATCGGTCATCGACCTGTTActgctcgatctctccggtacctgttcggctgAGGGCGCTAcccccggtgctaccgtgctaggagttttctggtgactttgcagttgagcaatagctagctgttatgcctgcaacatttcaaaaataacatgaaggctaacctcccgttcttccctagttaagattttctgagcttcttgttgatcctcttggtgcacgctcctgtcGATGTGTTGGGCGTCACGTGAGATCGCATCCACAGGGACAAGCTCTTGTGTattcccagggttttgtggtggcacaccaacaTCAGGAACAACCACACTGTTTTCTTTGTGGTCCTCaattgttgttttcacctccattTACCGAGTTagatattttgacctgaaatcgaagatcttggacaagaaaaagtgtgaaagataacttgtgttatgtagtaaaagcaacaagaaaataatcactattacttttagccccacggtgggcgccaaactgtttaccgtgaaaatggtaataacaattaaatttgattatgggattctaaaaatacgtgatctatttttatgctaatttgttaagcagttgatgctatgtgtgaagtttagaaacgagataagagcaaGGAGCGAAGTGATAACCAAACCAATAGGTCAATTATAGGGGCCTCGACCTTGtcgattcggggcctcgaggtcgattccgaaGCTCAGTTGGGAGCTATCGGGGATGGTCGAAGTATCGCTAACAGTTATGACAGAATCAATAAAggttctttatggccaatgataagcaataaataaataacaataacGAAGATAATAAacgaaagcaataatatcaagagagtatgttagagagcaaataaAATGTACTtatatatttcgtgtggagcaattGAAGCAACATAGAGTTACAAagtgataaggatcccctttatatatatgaggggaatcctaacatagtacaaaatatattaattacaaagataaagGGATGTGGCAGCTATatgacaccctgattcagggCTAGAGTACCACTAGGCTCAGTCAGTCCTAgccgtgtaccttgggaactccccatctcTATCACAACCGTGGTCAACATTGTCCTTAGGTCGAgcgtcgacgaacctcgagggaggaaaccCAATCATAGCCTCGCATCCTCGAGCCTTCGAGATGATCAGCCGAGGTGTCTGGATGatgaggaattggaccctccgatttcaccgtatacagaatGAATGATCAAACCAATCGCAATGAAAAAATCAAGCATGGTTTTAAGTTGAACACTGAAATCCAGCCTCGATCGAACCCTCAATATGGGCTCGGTTGATATTAAAAAAGAGAATAACTGAAGAACAGTTTGAATAATAGCTAGAAGACAAAAATGAACTTTTATTGCTTTGTTATGTGTCTACAGAGTGTTGGAATGAAGAAATTCTCCCTTTTTATATAGTAGAAAAATTTATatcctagtacaagtctaaataaggtTAAAAAAATCCCAACATTCGTTGTTTAACCGTGCCCGATCCCAGATACATCGTTCATCTCTTCCGAGTTCTAACACGAGGAGCCCTTCGGCTTCACTTGAAGTTGCGTTGGACCGTTCTTTCTTCTCGTCTCTTTACTAGGGAATCGGGGGTAGCATTGTCCCCGATTTTACCCGTAGCCTCTATATTACATTCTTCAGCCAACGGAGTCGCACTATCCTTCGTTCCATTTTTTAATTTAGATTCAAGTTGACTAATTTTCTCTACAAGTCTATGAACCACAAATTTTGATTGTCGATCGATTTATTTGTCTCTCCAATGCCAAAATATGCACGATCGCAATCCCTATCACAACAAAAATTCACTTTCAATTCAACAAGATAAACTCTGCCTAAATCCGAACCGCATAGCACATACTACGGGCCATTGAAAAATAACAATAAGAATTGCTAATGCGGGCGCAAGGAATTCCCCCAAAATAGTATATGCCCGATATAGTATATACTAATGAATGCTCCAAGCCTGTAGTCTAAGAAGTTtctgaaatttgaaatttaaatttttttaatctaAGATCAGTAATATATTAAGATTATTAAATTGATTGCCTTTTTAGAAGAAATAAATTATCAAATATTAAATAAAAGATTTTGCATTTtaaaaaactagaaaaataatttcaaaagaAACTATATGTGAAATTAGTTTAAACCTGCCTCTTATTAGGTTTGATTTTAGTTATAagttttctattttaatttttcCTCGAGTAAATGCGATATATAAGTATGTAATAATTTGGACTTAGTACGTAACATTGTTATTGCCTTTTGTTTAATCAtttaagcaacctccacttccaactaagatgttgtgagttcgagtcaccccaagaacAAGGTGGGAGTTTTTGGAGGGAATGATGCCGAtgatctatttggaaacagtctctctacccatggtaggagtaaggtctgcgtacacactaccctccccagaccccactagtagaATTATATTACGTTGTTAGTTGTATTTAAAACGTTTAAAGCGCCCTCATCTCTTAATTTCTCCCATTGGCCCCCACCACTCATAGGGAAAAAAGGAGGAGAAAATAATGCTGTCTTTGTATTTTTGGGGTGTGTGTATATGGGCCATGGGATTAATACTGCAGAAATTCTAGGTGGCATTTTGTTTATATAAAATTTCTCTATTTTAACTTTTAACTGAGCTGGTaatttatttttcattatttaatcaTTCCTTCTACAGGAAAAGGGCCGCTCCTTTGAAGAGGAATTGGAAAAAAAGGAGctgcaactttttttttttttttaattagagCAAATGATTCAATATATGCTTAAACAAATCATAATTTCTGTAAGAGAGaggatatttttgtctttttctccAAAGGTAGATTTAAAATGATCCCTTAGAAATACCCTTGAACAGTTTGATCCGTTAACTTTatcaaaaatacgcatttttggCGTCAATAAAAGAGTTAACAAATGCTGGTTGTTAGATTCAATGGAAACTCTGAAAAATAAAGATATTATTTTTGTCTGTTTTTTGTGTCTAGTGTATTTTTTTTGTGTCTATGTCTATttggagaagttttattttgtgtctcatacaacttacaCTATTGGTATGAgactcctttttgtctcacaattGTGGACCCCAATAttacacttctgggtccacaGAAATCTGGATCaacaaaactgtgagacaaaaaaatTACCTCATACAACTAGTTTTTGGTGCAGTTTTTCGTGTTGCGGTATTTTTTGATTTGACAGGACTTCCCTAGTTTTTCTAGTTAGATTTTTTTTCCCCCATAATTTCGCTAAATTTAACCGGCagagtttgttaaatatttgataAAAACCGAAAGTGCTTACTTTTGCCAAACATAAAGGAGCGAAATTGCTCAAAATATATTTAAGAGACCATTTTAAAGTTACCTTAAACATAAAGGGTCATCTTTGTCATCTCAAAACAAAGTGTGTataattccttttttttcttttggtttattTCACGTATCTTAATTTGATTGAATATGAAGTATAGGAatgtaattttcttttaaaattttgtgattttaaatTAAAAGTGTCGATAACACATTATTAATAATGTTCTTTTAACTCTTGTGATTTTAATATATCGTCATTCCTATACGAGAGTGTCATTAAGGATAGAATAATAATATCGGGAACAAAATTCTACtactaaatataaaaatatattttttaaatagacTTAAAAAAATACACATTACATGTGGGAAATAGTTTAATAACTTCTAGACCTAGTTCATCTTCTTCATTGTACTTAAATGTATACTACTactaatatatatacatacacacaagTAGCTTGGATTTAAGATTGTCTCTCTTTCTTGTGCTTGACCATTAACACAAAAATCCCTCATTGTCTCTGAAATCAGCTTTAAAATATTACCAAATTAAACCCTCATTGTCTCTGAAAATCAACTTTTCATTTGGTGAATAAGAATAGGAATGGGAAGAAAACCATGTTGTTCTAAAGAAGGTCTGAGAAAAGGTACATGGACTGCAAAAGAAGATAAGCTACTTACTGATTATATTAAAGAACATGGAGAAGTTGGATGGAGATCTCTTCCTGTAAAAGCTGGTAATCACTTTTTAGTTTCTTGATTCTTGGAAAGATCACTAGTAGAAACACTCTATTTTTTCTGACGGATCTCACAAATAATCCATCTGAATGTGCTCTTTGGGAGCTATTTCCGATGGCTTTCTGCCAGAAATCTCAAGTTTCTGACGGTAATGTTCATTAGTAGAAACAAGGACATATCTCGCCTTATGATGGTATCAGATTAATttgggatagttgagtgaccatttgagtaatggactctatatatatatatatatatgctcccTATGCAACATTATTGTGCACGATGATctgtttttttttccttcaaagtGTACGATATTGATAATATGATTGTCTATATTTTATGTTTAATAATTACTCTATGCCTGAAGCATTTGTTTCTATTGACCAATTGATTGAGGTAAAGATTTAAGTTGCAGGAGCAAACACTAACACCAGTTTAATTTTTTTACACCATTAGTAAAATATTAACCGGTCATAAAAGGTTATTATTTTATTTGCAAGTTTGCTAAATCAAACTTGTTTGGTATAATTAGCCTTATAAACGCTCAGTTTTTTACCTGATaatgtaaaaatatataatagtccTCATAATTTAAAGGAATATTTACACAAATAGCCAGCTGGATTCACTATTACTTTTCTTAGCCGGCATAAATAAATAATGAACTGATTATACACAGTTATACACATATCATACAttgattatacatatatattatatatttgctGGCTATTTTAATTTAAATGGTTCTATGTGCGACTATTTAGTGTAATTcttctaattttttaaaattcatttagtaattaatgTTGTTTGTATATTCAGGCCTACTCAGATGTGGCAAGAGTTGTAGATTAAGATGGGTGAATTATCTTAAGCCAGGAATCAAGAGAGGTAATTTTACAACTGAAGAAGAAGATCTTATTGTCAGACTTTATAATCTTCTAGGAAGTCGTTGGTCTCTCATTGCTGGAAGAATACCTGGTCGAACTGACAATGAAATAAAGAATTATTGGAACACACATCTTCTCAAGAAACTCAAATCTGAAGGAGTTGAGCCAAAAATACACAAATCTCTTGCAAAACACACTAAAAGACAAAAGGAGAAAGCAAATGTTTCTTCCCAAATTAACCAAAAAGGTTACAaggaaaataagaagaggaaTAAAAAGGGCAAGATTGAAGAAAATTGTAACAATATTGAAGACAAAGAACAAGTAGCTAAGAAGACAGAGGAGCAGTGTCGTAATCAGGATTCTGTGCGAGTGATGTCAGCTAATAATCACGATATCACTTGTAAGTGTATGCGATTTTAAAGTTTTACTTTCTATACTAAATTAGAAACTACTTTTATACTCTTAAATTAGAATTtacttttatattattttcaaGTAGCATGCAGTTAAACTTCTCTATAATATTATAACAATACTTCATTGTAACGATCGAGGTTTATTTAAAGTCAGTTTTCATGTTATATTGTATTGTATATTCTCTATAACTACACTTTACTGTAGCATCCAAAAGGTGCCTAGAAATAAACGAGGTTCTTATAAAGTGATTTGACTGTATATAATTCTAAAGAGATATTATTTACACACGTATataaagaaaaatattatttatcaGATGACACGCTTTGCTGAGCACATGCATGGTTCTTTTTCATGTTATAATATTCATgatatattataatatatattctGTATAACGGCACTTCGCTCGCTGTAGCAGCCAAAAAGtgtctaaaaataaacaaggATTTTATAGATTGGCTTGACTATATATAATTCTTAAGAGATATTATCTACAcgtataaaaagaaaaatattacgAAGCGTTATCTGATGACATCGCACACGCATGCTTCTTTTTCAGGTTCTTCAAGTAGTGCTGGCTCTACTAGTGAGAAGGAAACTAATTGCAATAATGTCCATTGTTCTTCTTCTGCTCAAAATCTTGAAGAAAATGATAATGAAATTTATGAGAAGCTTCAGGTTATTGATGAATTACTCCTGAATGATAATTGTCTTCTACCAACTGAATGCAGAGAGTTCAATAGTGAAAGCCAAATGCTGTTGATGGAGTTCTATGAAGAGTATTTTCAGCTTGTTTCTGAAAATTCATGTCATTTTCAAGATTATGCACATTCtgatttaggattttagttttatggGTTTATCATTTAAAGTTAtaggttcatatctactatttattatatttttaataattttttatatataaatttatgtTTCACATCGAAAGATGATTCTATGTTGCATCCGCCCCTGTTTGAGGTTCTAATGAGACATGCATATTTATTCAGTAAATAAATTTTGAGGAATTGGTCACCTCTATGGTCGTTTTTTACTTGTATTGTTATTAGAGTTAACTTATTTACCCTGATCGCGCGAATAAATTTTATGAAATTAAGTCACTCAAAAGATATTTATAggtaaatctttaaaaaaattgtAATATTATTGTAAAAAAAATTACATGATCAGATCagtcaaaaaaaatatttataagtaACTATCAAATTTTATGATATTATcaagttaaatttttttttataggTAACtcttcataaaaataaaattataattttgaaaataaggcAAGTTATTATGTGAGTAAAATTGACATAatattgtaaaaaaaaattatacgaTTAGATCACCCAAAAAATATTTATAGGTAACTATCCACAAGAAAATGAAATTTGTAATCttgaaattagaaataaaatgcAGCAGGCAAAAATGATAGTATGATATTGTAAAATAGTAGTATAAGTTAAAACTCTTATATTAGATACTATTATCGTACCTTCATCTCAAAAGGGTTTAGCTTAGTTTTACATTTTAGAATTGACTTGGGTTTGGGAAAATGGTGTAAGCgtaatattttctttcttttattttatttgacattttttttCTTATTAGTTTATGCAAAAATTAATACCATTTCATTATTTGAAAGTTATTTAATTCCATATTTTACTCTAATGACATGACTTGCGAGATCCCAATAAATATAAAAGTAAGTTTATAaacattgaggtcgatgaggtcatggaggcaatgcgtaagatgagaaggggcagagttACCGGACaagatgaaattccggttgagctttggaggtgtgtgggtagagcaggtttggaatggcttactaagttgcttaatgttatatccaagactaataggatgcccgaagagtggaggtggagtacaatggtcccgttgtataagaacaaaggcgatatccagatctgtaacaactataggggtattaaattactaagtcataccatgaaagtttgggagagagtggtagaaatgagagtgcgaaggacggtgtctatttcagacaaccagttcgggttcatgccggggcgatctaccacagaagctatccaccttattaggaggatggtggaacaatacagggataagaagaaggatctccacatggtgtttatcgatctagagaaagcgtacgacagggttcctagggaggtcttatggagatgcttagaggctaaaggggtcccggttgcctacattagggcgattaaggacatgtatgatggagctaagactcgggttaggacagcaggaggcgattccggttatttttcaattattacggggttgcaccaagggtctgcgttcagccctttcctatttgccctggtgatggatgctataacgcatcatattcaaggggaggtgccatggtgcatgctatttgctgatgacatagtcctaatcgacgagacacgacgcggcgtcagcgagaggttagaggtttggagacatacccttgagtccaaaggtttcaggttgagcaggacgaagacggaataccttgagtgcaaatttggggcagagccgacggaagcgggagtggaagtgaggcttgattctcaagtcatccctaagaggggtagtttcaagtacctggggtcgtttattcaggggtccggggagatcgacgaggatgtcacacaccgtataggggtggggtggatgaaatggaggttagcgacgggagtcctgtgtgacaagaaagtgccactgttactgaaaggtaaattttatagggcagtggttaggcctgctatgttgtatgggaccgagtgttggccggtgaagatctcacacatccagaggatgaaagttgcagagatgaggatgttgaggtggatgtgcgggcatacaaggaaggataagattagaaatgaagatattcgagagaaggtgggtgtggcccccatggaggacaagatgcgggaagcaagactcagatggttcgggcacattcagaggaggaacactgatgcaccggtgagaaggtgtgaacgactggcggtggtgggtacgaggagaggtagagggagacctaagaagtattggggagaggtgatcaggcaggatatggcgcgacttagggttactgaggacatggccctaaacagggaattgtggagatcgagcattaaggttgtaggttaggggaaattgtgatgtcttttttacagcgcactagagtgagactagccagttaggagttagtcttaggatgctattgatcaactactgatgatgggctttatctgttgtgtattaataccttacatctttctcgtatttcctatatctcttatattgctgttactttgttttttatggtatttatgttatgttatggattttatggtattttatgttgttttattaagagtctattgatagtactaatatagtgtctcttgttgcctctcttgttgcctctttgagccgagggtctcctggaaacagcctctctgccccttgggtagaggtaaggtctgcgtacatattaccctccccagaccccacttgtgggattacattgggttgttgttgttgtagtttaTATACTGAAAGTCACTCATTATCATTGACAGATCAgttctttaaaataattttgttcCATTTTTACCGTATCTTCCATCTATTTTTATATTTGACTTTAGTGGCGGCTAAACTGTTCGCCTTTATTtgaattttcacatttttcttCCTTATATTCAATTTTCAGTCGAAAAAAACATGGATTACTGTTATTGTTTTTTCCTAGTTTTTTATCTGCTGACAAATTATAATATATTATTCTAGTTAAAGTAAAGTGTCTTTTGGGCAATGTTGTCGGACAAAGTTGTCCAATCGaaactatttttttaataatttgaaAAAATTATTGGACGAGGAAGGGTCCAACGATAATGATGGTGACTTTTATGCAGCATGCAAATATTGGCATCACTATTATTTTGCATGGGAACATATTTTAGAGAGAAAAAATGGGACTACGAACAAATCAAGAGTTGAAACTTTAGTCTTTACCACCAATATAAAAATTGTGAGAATTTTTAGTCTACGAACAAATAGATTTCATTCAAATCTCGTAAAAAAACTTAAATACTTAAATGTTGTTCAAATACTCAAATTTTAGAATTGGGTCATGGAACGTAGGTACATTGAcg from Nicotiana sylvestris chromosome 12, ASM39365v2, whole genome shotgun sequence encodes the following:
- the LOC104216625 gene encoding transcription factor MYB8-like — encoded protein: MGRKPCCSKEGLRKGTWTAKEDKLLTDYIKEHGEVGWRSLPVKAGLLRCGKSCRLRWVNYLKPGIKRGNFTTEEEDLIVRLYNLLGSRWSLIAGRIPGRTDNEIKNYWNTHLLKKLKSEGVEPKIHKSLAKHTKRQKEKANVSSQINQKGYKENKKRNKKGKIEENCNNIEDKEQVAKKTEEQCRNQDSVRVMSANNHDITCSSSSAGSTSEKETNCNNVHCSSSAQNLEENDNEIYEKLQVIDELLLNDNCLLPTECREFNSESQMLLMEFYEEYFQLVSENSCHFQDYAHSDLGF